A DNA window from Bos javanicus breed banteng chromosome 10, ARS-OSU_banteng_1.0, whole genome shotgun sequence contains the following coding sequences:
- the THBS1 gene encoding thrombospondin-1 isoform X1: MGLAWGLGVLLLLHACGSNRIPESGGDNSVFDIFELTGAARKGSGRRLVKGPDPSSPAFRIEDANLIPPVPDKKFQDLVDAVRAEKGFLLLASLRQMKKTRGTLLAVERKDHSGQVFSVVSNGKAGTLDLSLTVQGKQHVVSVEEALLATGQWKSITLFVQEDRAQLYIDCEKMENAELDVPIQSIFTRDLASIARLRIAKGGVNDNFQGVLQNVRFVFGTTPEDILRNKGCSSSTSVFVTLDNNVVNGSSPAIRTDYIGHKTKDLQAICGISCDELSSMVLELRGLRTIVTTLQDSIRKVTEENKELANELRRPPLCYHNGVQYRTGDEWTVDSCTECRCQNSVTICKKVSCPIMPCSNATVPDGECCPRCWPASDSADDGWSPWSEWTSCSVTCGNGIQQRGRSCDSLNNRCEGSSVQTRTCHIQECDKRFKQDGGWSHWSPWSSCSVTCGDGVITRIRLCNSPSPQMNGKPCEGKARETKACQKDSCPINGGWGPWSPWDICSVTCGGGVQKRSRLCNNPTPQFGGKDCVGDVTENQICNKQDCPIDGCLSNPCFAGVQCTSYPDGSWKCGACPPGYSGDGVECKDVDECKEVPDACFNHNGEHRCENTDPGYNCLPCPPRFTGSQPFGRGVEHATTNKQVCKPRNPCTDGTHDCNKNAKCNYLGHYSDPMYRCECKPGYAGNGIICGEDTDLDGWPNEDLLCVANATYHCRKDNCPNLPNSGQEDYDKDGIGDACDDDDDNDKIPDDRDNCPFHYNPAQYDYDRDDVGDRCDNCPYNHNPDQADTDNNGEGDACAADIDGDGILNERDNCQYVYNVDQKDTDMDGVGDQCDNCPLEHNPDQLDSDSDRIGDTCDNNQDIDEDGHQNNLDNCPYVPNANQADHDKDGKGDACDHDDDNDGIPDDRDNCRLVPNPDQKDSDGDGRGDACKDDFDQDKVPDIDDICPENVDISETDFRRFQMIPLDPKGTSQNDPNWVVRHQGKELVQTVNCDPGLAVGYDEFNAVDFSGTFFINTERDDDYAGFVFGYQSSSRFYVVMWKQVTQSYWDTNPTRAQGYSGLSVKVVNSTTGPGEHLRNALWHTGNTSGQVRTLWHDPRHIGWKDFTAYRWHLSHRPKTGFIRVVMYEGKKIMADSGPIYDKTYAGGRLGLFVFSQEMVFFSDLKYECRDS; the protein is encoded by the exons ATGGGGCTGGCCTGGGGACTCGGTGTCCTGCTCCTGTTGCATGCCTGCGGCTCCAACCGCATTCCAG AGTCTGGGGGAGACAACAGTGTGTTTGACATCTTTGAACTCACCGGAGCTGCCCGCAAGGGCTCTGGGCGCCGACTGGTGAAGGGCCCTGACCCTTCTAGCCCAGCTTTCCGCATCGAGGATGCCAACCTGATCCCCCCTGTGCCTGACAAGAAGTTCCAAGACCTAGTGGATGCTGTGCGGGCGGAGAAAGGTTTCCTCCTCCTGGCCTCCCTGAGGCAAATGAAGAAGACCCGGGGTACCCTGCTGGCTGTGGAGCGGAAAGACCACTCTGGCCAGGTCTTCAGCGTGGTCTCCAATGGCAAGGCGGGCACCCTGGACCTGAGCCTGACCGTGCAGGGGAAGCAGCATGTGGTGTCCGTGGAAGAAGCACTCCTGGCGACTGGCCAGTGGAAGAGCATCACCCTGTTTGTGCAGGAGGACAGGGCCCAGCTGTACATCGACTGTGAGAAGATGGAGAATGCGGAGCTGGATGTCCCCATCCAGAGCATCTTCACCAGGGACCTGGCCAGCATCGCCAGACTCCGCATTGCCAAAGGAGGTGTCAATGACAATTTCCAG GGGGTGCTGCAGAATGTAAGGTTTGTCTTTGGAACCACACCAGAAGACATCCTCAGGAACAAAGGCTGCTCCAGCT CTACCAGTGTCTTTGTCACCCTTGACAACAACGTGGTGAATGGGTCCAGCCCTGCCATCCGCACCGACTACATTGGCCACAAGACAAAGGACCTGCAAGCCATCTGTGGCATCTCATGTGACGAGCTGTCCAGCATGGTCCTGGAGCTCAGGGGTCTACGCACCATCGTGACCACGCTGCAGGACAGTATCCGCAAAGTG ACCGAAGAGAACAAAGAGCTGGCCAACGAGCTGAGGAGGCCCCCACTCTGCTACCACAACGGAGTGCAGTACAGGACTGGCGACGAGTGGACGGTGGACAGCTGCACTGAGTGTCGCTGCCAG AACTCAGTTACCATCTGCAAAAAAGTGTCCTGTCCCATCATGCCCtgctccaatgccacagttccgGATGGAGAATGCTGCCCACGGTGCTGGC CAGCCAGCGACTCTGCAGACGACGGCTGGTCCCCGTGGTCTGAGTGGACCTCTTGCTCTGTGACCTGTGGCAATGGAATCCAGCAGCGTGGCCGCTCCTGTGACAGCCTCAACAACAGATGCGAGGGCTCCTCTGTGCAGACGCGGACCTGCCACATCCAGGAGTGTGACAAGAGAT TTAAACAGGATGGCGGCTGGAGCCACTGGTCCCCATGGTCATCTTGCTCCGTAACATGTGGAGACGGTGTGATCACAAGGATCCGGCTCTGCaactcccccagcccccagatgAATGGGAAGCCGTGTGAGGGCAAAGCCCGGGAGACCAAAGCCTGCCAGAAAGACTCCTGCCCCA TCAATGGAGGCTGGGGACCTTGGTCACCATGGGACATCTGTTCTGTCACCTGTGGAGGAGGGGTACAGAAACGTAGCCGGCTCTGCAACAACCCCACACCCCAGTTTGGAGGCAAGGACTGCGTTGGTGATGTGACAGAAAACCAGATCTGCAACAAGCAGGACTGTCCCATTG ATGGATGCCTGTCCAATCCCTGCTTTGCTGGTGTCCAGTGTACCAGCTACCCTGATGGCAGCTGGAAGTGTGGTGCCTGTCCCCCAGGCTATAGTGGAGATGGAGTCGAGTGCAAAGACGTTGATGAG TGCAAAGAAGTCCCTGATGCCTGCTTCAACCACAATGGAGAGCACAGGTGTGAGAACACAGACCCCGGCTACAactgcctgccctgcccaccgCGCTTCACTGGCTCGCAGCCCTTTGGCCGGGGCGTGGAACATGCCACCACCAACAAGCAG GTATGCAAGCCCCGAAACCCCTGCACAGACGGGACACACGACTGCAACAAGAACGCCAAGTGCAACTACCTGGGCCACTACAGCGACCCCATGTACCGCTGCGAGTGCAAGCCTGGCTACGCCGGCAACGGCATCATCTGCGGGGAGGACACAGACCTGGACGGCTGGCCCAATGAGGACCTGCTGTGTGTGGCCAACGCAACTTACCACTGCAGAAAG GACAATTGCCCcaaccttcccaactcagggcagGAAGACTATGACAAGGATGGAATCGGCGATGCCTGCGATGATGACGATGACAATGATAAGATTCCAGATGACAGG GACAACTGTCCATTCCATTACAACCCAGCCCAGTACGACTATGACAGAGATGATGTGGGAGACCGCTGTGACAACTGCCCCTACAACCACAACCCAGACCAGGCTGACACAGATAACAATGGGGAAGGAGACGCCTGCGCAGCTGACATTGATGGGGACG GTATCCTCAATGAACGGGACAACTGCCAGTATGTCTACAATGTGGACCAGAAAGACACTGACATGGACGGGGTTGGTGATCAGTGTGACAACTGCCCCCTGGAACACAATCCAGACCAG CTCGACTCTGACTCGGACCGCATTGGAGACACCTGTGACAACAATCAGGATATTGATGAAGACGGCCACCAGAACAATCTGGACAACTGTCCCTACGTGCCCAACGCCAACCAGGCTGACCATGACAAGGATGGCAAAGGCGATGCCTGTGACCATGATGACGACAATGATGGCATTCCTGATGACCGGGACAACTGCAGGCTGGTGCCCAATCCTGACCAGAAGGACTCTGATG GTGATGGTCGAGGTGATGCTTGCAAAGATGATTTTGACCAGGACAAGGTGCCAGACATTGATGACATCTGTCCCGAAAATGTTGATATCAGTGAGACTGATTTCCGCCGATTCCAGATGATTCCTCTAGATCCCAAAGGGACATCCCAGAATGACCCTAACTGGGTTGTACGCCATCAGGGTAAAGAACTCGTCCAGACTGTCAACTGTGACCCTGGACTTGCTGTAG GTTATGACGAATTTAACGCCGTGGACTTCAGTGGCACCTTCTTCATCAACACCGAGAGGGACGACGACTATGCCGGCTTTGTGTTTGGCTACCAGTCCAGCAGCCGCTTCTATGTTGTGATGTGGAagcaagtcactcagtcctacTGGGACACCAACCCCACGAGGGCTCAGGGGTACTCTGGACTTTCCGTGAAGGTTGTAAACTCCACCACGGGGCCTGGCGAGCACCTGCGGAATGCCCTGTGGCACACAGGAAACACCTCTGGCCAG gTGCGCACACTGTGGCATGACCCTCGTCACATTGGCTGGAAAGATTTCACTGCCTACAGATGGCATCTGAGCCACAGGCCAAAGACAGGTTTCATCAG AGTGGTAATGTATGAAGGGAAGAAAATCATGGCTGACTCAGGACCCATCTATGACAAAACCTATGCTGGTGGGAGGCTAGGCTTGTTCGTCTTCTCTCAAGAAATGGTGTTCTTCTCCGACCTGAAATATGAATGCAGAG aCTCCTAA
- the THBS1 gene encoding thrombospondin-1 isoform X2 — MGLAWGLGVLLLLHACGSNRIPESGGDNSVFDIFELTGAARKGSGRRLVKGPDPSSPAFRIEDANLIPPVPDKKFQDLVDAVRAEKGFLLLASLRQMKKTRGTLLAVERKDHSGQVFSVVSNGKAGTLDLSLTVQGKQHVVSVEEALLATGQWKSITLFVQEDRAQLYIDCEKMENAELDVPIQSIFTRDLASIARLRIAKGGVNDNFQGVLQNVRFVFGTTPEDILRNKGCSSSTSVFVTLDNNVVNGSSPAIRTDYIGHKTKDLQAICGISCDELSSMVLELRGLRTIVTTLQDSIRKVTEENKELANELRRPPLCYHNGVQYRTGDEWTVDSCTECRCQNSVTICKKVSCPIMPCSNATVPDGECCPRCWPSDSADDGWSPWSEWTSCSVTCGNGIQQRGRSCDSLNNRCEGSSVQTRTCHIQECDKRFKQDGGWSHWSPWSSCSVTCGDGVITRIRLCNSPSPQMNGKPCEGKARETKACQKDSCPINGGWGPWSPWDICSVTCGGGVQKRSRLCNNPTPQFGGKDCVGDVTENQICNKQDCPIDGCLSNPCFAGVQCTSYPDGSWKCGACPPGYSGDGVECKDVDECKEVPDACFNHNGEHRCENTDPGYNCLPCPPRFTGSQPFGRGVEHATTNKQVCKPRNPCTDGTHDCNKNAKCNYLGHYSDPMYRCECKPGYAGNGIICGEDTDLDGWPNEDLLCVANATYHCRKDNCPNLPNSGQEDYDKDGIGDACDDDDDNDKIPDDRDNCPFHYNPAQYDYDRDDVGDRCDNCPYNHNPDQADTDNNGEGDACAADIDGDGILNERDNCQYVYNVDQKDTDMDGVGDQCDNCPLEHNPDQLDSDSDRIGDTCDNNQDIDEDGHQNNLDNCPYVPNANQADHDKDGKGDACDHDDDNDGIPDDRDNCRLVPNPDQKDSDGDGRGDACKDDFDQDKVPDIDDICPENVDISETDFRRFQMIPLDPKGTSQNDPNWVVRHQGKELVQTVNCDPGLAVGYDEFNAVDFSGTFFINTERDDDYAGFVFGYQSSSRFYVVMWKQVTQSYWDTNPTRAQGYSGLSVKVVNSTTGPGEHLRNALWHTGNTSGQVRTLWHDPRHIGWKDFTAYRWHLSHRPKTGFIRVVMYEGKKIMADSGPIYDKTYAGGRLGLFVFSQEMVFFSDLKYECRDS, encoded by the exons ATGGGGCTGGCCTGGGGACTCGGTGTCCTGCTCCTGTTGCATGCCTGCGGCTCCAACCGCATTCCAG AGTCTGGGGGAGACAACAGTGTGTTTGACATCTTTGAACTCACCGGAGCTGCCCGCAAGGGCTCTGGGCGCCGACTGGTGAAGGGCCCTGACCCTTCTAGCCCAGCTTTCCGCATCGAGGATGCCAACCTGATCCCCCCTGTGCCTGACAAGAAGTTCCAAGACCTAGTGGATGCTGTGCGGGCGGAGAAAGGTTTCCTCCTCCTGGCCTCCCTGAGGCAAATGAAGAAGACCCGGGGTACCCTGCTGGCTGTGGAGCGGAAAGACCACTCTGGCCAGGTCTTCAGCGTGGTCTCCAATGGCAAGGCGGGCACCCTGGACCTGAGCCTGACCGTGCAGGGGAAGCAGCATGTGGTGTCCGTGGAAGAAGCACTCCTGGCGACTGGCCAGTGGAAGAGCATCACCCTGTTTGTGCAGGAGGACAGGGCCCAGCTGTACATCGACTGTGAGAAGATGGAGAATGCGGAGCTGGATGTCCCCATCCAGAGCATCTTCACCAGGGACCTGGCCAGCATCGCCAGACTCCGCATTGCCAAAGGAGGTGTCAATGACAATTTCCAG GGGGTGCTGCAGAATGTAAGGTTTGTCTTTGGAACCACACCAGAAGACATCCTCAGGAACAAAGGCTGCTCCAGCT CTACCAGTGTCTTTGTCACCCTTGACAACAACGTGGTGAATGGGTCCAGCCCTGCCATCCGCACCGACTACATTGGCCACAAGACAAAGGACCTGCAAGCCATCTGTGGCATCTCATGTGACGAGCTGTCCAGCATGGTCCTGGAGCTCAGGGGTCTACGCACCATCGTGACCACGCTGCAGGACAGTATCCGCAAAGTG ACCGAAGAGAACAAAGAGCTGGCCAACGAGCTGAGGAGGCCCCCACTCTGCTACCACAACGGAGTGCAGTACAGGACTGGCGACGAGTGGACGGTGGACAGCTGCACTGAGTGTCGCTGCCAG AACTCAGTTACCATCTGCAAAAAAGTGTCCTGTCCCATCATGCCCtgctccaatgccacagttccgGATGGAGAATGCTGCCCACGGTGCTGGC CCAGCGACTCTGCAGACGACGGCTGGTCCCCGTGGTCTGAGTGGACCTCTTGCTCTGTGACCTGTGGCAATGGAATCCAGCAGCGTGGCCGCTCCTGTGACAGCCTCAACAACAGATGCGAGGGCTCCTCTGTGCAGACGCGGACCTGCCACATCCAGGAGTGTGACAAGAGAT TTAAACAGGATGGCGGCTGGAGCCACTGGTCCCCATGGTCATCTTGCTCCGTAACATGTGGAGACGGTGTGATCACAAGGATCCGGCTCTGCaactcccccagcccccagatgAATGGGAAGCCGTGTGAGGGCAAAGCCCGGGAGACCAAAGCCTGCCAGAAAGACTCCTGCCCCA TCAATGGAGGCTGGGGACCTTGGTCACCATGGGACATCTGTTCTGTCACCTGTGGAGGAGGGGTACAGAAACGTAGCCGGCTCTGCAACAACCCCACACCCCAGTTTGGAGGCAAGGACTGCGTTGGTGATGTGACAGAAAACCAGATCTGCAACAAGCAGGACTGTCCCATTG ATGGATGCCTGTCCAATCCCTGCTTTGCTGGTGTCCAGTGTACCAGCTACCCTGATGGCAGCTGGAAGTGTGGTGCCTGTCCCCCAGGCTATAGTGGAGATGGAGTCGAGTGCAAAGACGTTGATGAG TGCAAAGAAGTCCCTGATGCCTGCTTCAACCACAATGGAGAGCACAGGTGTGAGAACACAGACCCCGGCTACAactgcctgccctgcccaccgCGCTTCACTGGCTCGCAGCCCTTTGGCCGGGGCGTGGAACATGCCACCACCAACAAGCAG GTATGCAAGCCCCGAAACCCCTGCACAGACGGGACACACGACTGCAACAAGAACGCCAAGTGCAACTACCTGGGCCACTACAGCGACCCCATGTACCGCTGCGAGTGCAAGCCTGGCTACGCCGGCAACGGCATCATCTGCGGGGAGGACACAGACCTGGACGGCTGGCCCAATGAGGACCTGCTGTGTGTGGCCAACGCAACTTACCACTGCAGAAAG GACAATTGCCCcaaccttcccaactcagggcagGAAGACTATGACAAGGATGGAATCGGCGATGCCTGCGATGATGACGATGACAATGATAAGATTCCAGATGACAGG GACAACTGTCCATTCCATTACAACCCAGCCCAGTACGACTATGACAGAGATGATGTGGGAGACCGCTGTGACAACTGCCCCTACAACCACAACCCAGACCAGGCTGACACAGATAACAATGGGGAAGGAGACGCCTGCGCAGCTGACATTGATGGGGACG GTATCCTCAATGAACGGGACAACTGCCAGTATGTCTACAATGTGGACCAGAAAGACACTGACATGGACGGGGTTGGTGATCAGTGTGACAACTGCCCCCTGGAACACAATCCAGACCAG CTCGACTCTGACTCGGACCGCATTGGAGACACCTGTGACAACAATCAGGATATTGATGAAGACGGCCACCAGAACAATCTGGACAACTGTCCCTACGTGCCCAACGCCAACCAGGCTGACCATGACAAGGATGGCAAAGGCGATGCCTGTGACCATGATGACGACAATGATGGCATTCCTGATGACCGGGACAACTGCAGGCTGGTGCCCAATCCTGACCAGAAGGACTCTGATG GTGATGGTCGAGGTGATGCTTGCAAAGATGATTTTGACCAGGACAAGGTGCCAGACATTGATGACATCTGTCCCGAAAATGTTGATATCAGTGAGACTGATTTCCGCCGATTCCAGATGATTCCTCTAGATCCCAAAGGGACATCCCAGAATGACCCTAACTGGGTTGTACGCCATCAGGGTAAAGAACTCGTCCAGACTGTCAACTGTGACCCTGGACTTGCTGTAG GTTATGACGAATTTAACGCCGTGGACTTCAGTGGCACCTTCTTCATCAACACCGAGAGGGACGACGACTATGCCGGCTTTGTGTTTGGCTACCAGTCCAGCAGCCGCTTCTATGTTGTGATGTGGAagcaagtcactcagtcctacTGGGACACCAACCCCACGAGGGCTCAGGGGTACTCTGGACTTTCCGTGAAGGTTGTAAACTCCACCACGGGGCCTGGCGAGCACCTGCGGAATGCCCTGTGGCACACAGGAAACACCTCTGGCCAG gTGCGCACACTGTGGCATGACCCTCGTCACATTGGCTGGAAAGATTTCACTGCCTACAGATGGCATCTGAGCCACAGGCCAAAGACAGGTTTCATCAG AGTGGTAATGTATGAAGGGAAGAAAATCATGGCTGACTCAGGACCCATCTATGACAAAACCTATGCTGGTGGGAGGCTAGGCTTGTTCGTCTTCTCTCAAGAAATGGTGTTCTTCTCCGACCTGAAATATGAATGCAGAG aCTCCTAA